One genomic window of Elusimicrobiota bacterium includes the following:
- the sucD gene encoding succinate--CoA ligase subunit alpha, translating to MSILLNKDSRVLVQGFTGGTGTFHSKQCLEYGTNIVAGVTPGRGGTMHLDRPVFNTVSEAVRQTGADVSLVFVPAPFAADAVLEAADAGVAVVICITEGIPVLDMARVKRALGARVRMVGPNCPGVITPGQCKAGIMPGYIHKPGRIGIISRSGTLTYEAVHQTSQQGLGQSTVVGIGGDPIAGSNFVDILELFEADPATDAVVMIGEIGGSAEEDAARFYRERMSKPVFGFIAGRSAPPGRRMGHAGAIIEGGSGTHASKVKALREAGVTIVENLSEIGTTVAKALQQKTSV from the coding sequence ATGAGCATCCTTCTCAACAAAGACTCGCGCGTGCTGGTGCAGGGGTTCACCGGCGGGACCGGGACCTTCCACTCCAAGCAGTGCCTGGAGTACGGCACGAACATCGTGGCCGGCGTCACGCCCGGCCGCGGCGGGACCATGCACCTCGACCGGCCGGTGTTCAACACCGTCTCCGAGGCGGTGCGCCAGACCGGAGCCGACGTCTCGCTGGTCTTCGTGCCCGCCCCGTTCGCGGCCGACGCGGTGCTCGAAGCCGCGGACGCGGGGGTGGCCGTGGTCATCTGCATCACGGAGGGCATCCCGGTCCTCGACATGGCGCGGGTCAAGCGGGCCTTGGGCGCGCGCGTGCGCATGGTCGGCCCCAACTGCCCGGGAGTCATCACTCCTGGGCAGTGCAAGGCGGGCATCATGCCCGGCTACATCCATAAGCCCGGCCGCATCGGGATCATTTCGCGCTCCGGCACGCTCACCTACGAGGCGGTCCATCAGACCTCCCAGCAGGGGCTGGGCCAGTCGACCGTGGTCGGCATCGGCGGGGACCCCATCGCGGGCTCCAATTTCGTCGACATCCTGGAGCTTTTTGAAGCCGACCCGGCCACTGACGCGGTGGTCATGATCGGCGAGATCGGGGGCTCGGCCGAGGAAGATGCGGCGCGCTTCTATCGCGAGCGGATGAGCAAGCCGGTGTTCGGCTTCATCGCGGGGCGCAGCGCCCCTCCGGGCCGCCGCATGGGCCATGCCGGCGCCATCATCGAGGGCGGCTCCGGGACCCACGCCTCCAAGGTGAAGGCTCTGCGCGAGGCCGGCGTCACCATAGTCGAGAACCTCAGCGAGATCGGGACCACCGTCGCCAAGGCCCTTCAGCAGAAGACTTCCGTCTAA